In the genome of Columba livia isolate bColLiv1 breed racing homer chromosome 1, bColLiv1.pat.W.v2, whole genome shotgun sequence, the window TTTATTGGTCTGCTCTAGGGAGTTCTTCTTGGTGAGCATGGTGGAGAAAATAGCTATAGCTATGGAGCTATAGCTGTGAATGAAAACTGAGATGAGGAGATGAAAATGAACATGGGCTAACATTTTTCAGTATAAatattcttgaaaaaaaaagtacctgtAAGCTAGCTAAAACTGGTTTCAGAGAAGAAGGATTGAATTGGAATGAGGAGAAGAGTGAATTACTAGGGAAATCAAAGGATATTATATAAATGTAAGGAACTCTGTGGTGTTAACACAGCAAAGCATAAGGATGTGAAGGGTAGATGAGAGGCTGGTGAAGGAAATGTGAAACTGTTTGATGTGTTTTCCACTTGCAAAAACTATTCAGGCTTAGTTCAAATACCATTAACTTTGTTGGCTGTGGAGGAAGATATTCAAACTCTGCTCATCTTCAAGTTCAGTGTTAGTCAATTGCTCTTCATTGTTAAGAGATCTTAGGCAAGCACTAGTCCTTTTTAGTCCATTGTAGGGGTCTGTTGTTGTGAAGAAGTGCAGCTTCTTGGGGAAGCTGCACACACTTCAACACACTTGAGTGTTTTATCTGACAGTTCAGTATTTGACATAAAGGTGTCCAAATGAATTCTTAATGAGGTCTTTTTCAGTGGTATTTTCTAAAAGGGTGAAGAGTGTTGCTTAGATGCTGAAGTAGATGCTAAGTAAgcagaacacaggaggtttagaatagaatcacagaatggtttgtgttggaagggactcttaaagatcatctagtccatcctctccctgccctgccacaggcagggacatctttctaCTAGATAAGGTTGCTCAAGCACCCATCCAGTCTGattttgaacacttccagggatgggtcATTCACAATTTCCAACTTGTTTCAGTGTCtcatcaccctcattgtaaaaaaaaattcttccttatgcttttgcttcttttgcttTGGTCTTTGATAACAACAAGAGACTGTAGCAATTATGTTTGACTGTGGCAGTTCTGCTTGATCATTCACTTTAGCCAAGCTGTTAATGAACTAAGCACCCATGTTTCATGCCTGCAAATAACCCAGCTGAGGTTTAGTTCTAGCTTCAAGTGAGTTTTCATGTTCCGATCTAGTCCTTTCAAACCTCAcatttgtttctgaattttgTTCTTGTCTCCAAACAATGAGATTTAGCAGAATatgatgagaaaaaataaaaagcaagaaaaaattaaaacaagaattTCAACCAAATGAGATAAAGTATTAGTGTGCAAAAAAAGCACACCAAACAGTCTTCATATCTCGCCCTGCATAAGTAATTCTGGATTAATAAGTAATAAGGAATATTTTCATGAATGTTGTTAGCAGTAGCTGAATCTCCTCACTTTGGTAAATGTGTAAGGATCTGTGGGAAATATTTAACTGTCCTTTACTAACATGGTTCCTCCATGTTCCTCCCATTGAATCATCTTTTTCAGATTTTGACCACCCCCTTATGCTCTATTCATTTTTTGTAGTATATGAAGGTCCAGGTTCATCTATATTTTTCTGAGTTGTCCGTACATCATCTCAGTCCTTCCAAGACTCAGACCTtccattgaaataatttttaatacataatTTTACTCTACTGCTTGAATCGAAGCACTATCCGTCAAAGTCACACAAATACCCAGTCACCTGTAGGACAACCTGCGGAAAGATACCTTCTTACTATGTAGGAATGGACTTTCATCTGTACTTCTTATATGAAGACAGTATGGCTACTATCAACAGATTATGTAGGCATCTAAATGCTAATGTACAGGGTACCTGTAATTATTGAAGTCTTGTCAGCTCTTTGAATGAAGCACATCCTGGCTCTGAGAATGGCCAGTATATGCAGGGAATAGCTGGGTGTTCTGCATCAAAATGGGTAAAGAATGAGACTGTAGCTCGTTGATAGCAAATTTATCCCTAAACTGAACTCCTTCCCTTCCATCCAGTGATTTTGGCATGGAAATATCAATTGGATATATCAGTTTGGAAATATTAATCAGTGCTCAGTAGTCTTGGGTATTGGCCCTCTGCTGTTCACAAGCAAGAGCTCTGCTTCATAGTGAGTTGCTTGTAACATATAGGAAATGATAAGTTTTATTCCCAGGACAGGCACAAATGTTTCAGGATGCTTTAAGTCAATTGCCTGTTTTCCACTGGAGACAAAGACTGCAGTTACCTGTAAAATGAAGTGTCTTTCTTGGAACTGACAGGTGGAACAGCGACATGATCTGGTTTCCAAAGCAGTGGAGGAGGTGCAGAAAATAATCCAGCAACTGACTGCAGAAATCAGCTATAAGGCCACGCGATTCCAGGCTATCTCCAACTCTGGCATTCACAATGAGAACATTAAGGTAAGAACAAGAGCTCTAGTGTACTCTCTGGCAGCTTGTAGTGAGTCAGTAAGTCATCTCTCCAGTGTCTAACTGTCTGTATGGACAGGTACCTCAGCCAAAATGCCACAAAAGATGCGTTGACACTTCACTGTGGAAGTTCTAGTGACTGACTGAGTTGTGGGGATTTACTCATGGACGTCTTACAACTAGAGGAGCATCAGAGAGGGCTGGGTAAATCAGAGCCTCTTTTTACAGCTGTTGCTTTTACAAAGAGAGTCTATTGCCAGAGCTGTCAATCTGCAAGCAGAAGCCAAAGCTCtttggaagacagaaagaaaaacttgtacAGCAGTAgcataagaataaaaaaaatcccttcatGAGCTATGACTCATATTTTTCACAGGTGGAAAACCTGTTAACtcactaaaaaaagaaaaaaaaaatcaaaaattctTCTTCTGCTATGAACATTAGAAAGCTCCTTCagagaaatatgttttttcttagTCACAGATTGGGACTTCTTTTTTACTGGGAAGAAATATGCCTATTGGTGGGAGAAGTTAAATGCGTCCCCTTTTTAGACCATCAAATACCAAAATAATAATGTTCTATCCCAGCTGTGACAGGAGAAGACTTCATTTTCTGTGACTACTTAACACAAGAACAACTACTGTAAGGATATAAGAAACTATCACAGCAATGGCAGCTTCAGATTGAAATGATCCTTTTCATCTCACGTAGTTTATAGACTCCAGCTATGTCAACCCTGATGCTAAAGTGCAGCCAGTTACAGATCAAAACACACCAAACATGTAAAAGCACAAAGGAACTTTTGCAGCTGTCTGGGATTGAAAGGGGAGAACTCTCTGTGTTTCAAGCTACTGAAAGGACATGGAGGTGGAGGCAGAATCCAGTCTGATGTGGCTGTTGCTCTGAGGACAAAAACATTtggatttatattttttcttgaatttcaaGTATCTCAAGGCATGTAGCTTTGCTGGTAGGAATGACCACAGTGATGTAAAAAGATGCCAAATCCTGGTCCACATGTTCTTTAGTGCCATAGGCTGCTACCCACCTCTCATGTGGGAACAAACCTGCTTGGCTAATGAAGTCTGACAAGACCAGGGTCAGCTTAAAATTGCTGTTCTGGAGaataaagcagaacaaaatcaAAGTAATCTATTCTGCCATAATTGGTATTATGGTAGACTGATCTGAACAACATCTGCTTAAAAGGAATTcccaaaatttattttctttaaaagtagCAGATTTGTTATTCATAATTAACTGAACCCAGTGCTCTAAATATGTGATAGTCATACTAGAAGGGCCTGGGTAACTGTCCTGTAGTTATAGGGCAGACTGGGTTAATAAGAAATTTTTTCTGGCTTGGGCTATTCTGTTTCCAAATAATAGAATCTTTAATATTACTGCTGACGTAACTCAACATAGAGGAGACTTGTGTCAAGGGAAAACTAATGTGTTAACTATTCTGTGCTTCATTTTgcaacatctttttttcctatcaaTTAGATTTACATGAACTTTTCAGAACTTTCAGCTTCTACTTAAAAAGACTTAATTTAACCTGGCGAGGGGTCTAGATTTGTTTAGAAGCTACAGGACTCCTACTAAATAtgcagggctgggtggggaATATAGAAGCAATGTCTTTAGATAGTTAATGTTTTTCTGTAACCCAGGGGACAAAAAGCCAAAATCTTTAATAAAAATCTTGAAATAAAGTTCAAATGGACAAaatggaatatatatatatatatttttaactgttgagtgtttattttttgttgtggCCCACCATTTTTGCAGCTGTCAACTCGGCAGGGCTGATGCAAAAGCTGTGGAGGCTTCAGTAAGACATAATGAGGAGGTCAGCATCCAGACTAATTACTAGTACAGCACTGCCCAGCGGCATTGCTAAGTGTTTAACTGTGCAActatggggagggaggggggattttcctttaataaataGGCTCAAAGGAAGCTTGCAGCTTTGCTCTGTGGATGAATGACCTGGCACATGCTTTCTCTCTGTTCTGTgtacttcttgctttcctttctgcttctctcagGATCAGACAGCTTTACTGGCCAAGTGGTCAGCTATGCTTCGGGGGAAGCGCCCGTTCCACCCATCTATCCAGGTACAAAGCCTTCCTGGTGCCTGCTGGTCTCTGTGCCTGCTTCCTCCTTGCCCACCCTCTTCTCCAGACAACTTCGCCCATCTGACTGATCCTCTCCCATGCTTATTTTGTCCTCGCCGCAAGAGACTTACTTTTTGACTCAAAgcctaaatattttatttctaacctGATGCTTCTACCTGCCTAGGATATCCTGGCTGTAATCACACAAATGAAGCTGTATTTAATTTGCCCAGCATACTGCAGGTTTTTAATACAGCACAACTGGCCATAAGTTACCCCAGAATTTAGTGCTGTTGCTTAAGTCTGTGACTTGCTGGTGCCTGTGGTCTGCATATGGCATGTAAGGCCATGGTGTTACAGAACATAGGTGTGGGACTGGGATTTGCTTAGGCCAAGAGGGACACCAGCTGTCCAGGTTTGCAGTGCCATCCCAGTCTTGTGATTTCTGGTGTTTCCTGGTAAGACCCAGGTGGAGGAGCCTTGTGACTACTGTTTAGAGGCACTTATGTAACACCTGCAACTCTTCCCTTTAAAATCTGGTTGGTGCCAGTGCATACAAGTCAACATCTTGGTACAGgaaggaattttattttatctgaacATGTGTTGAGGCAGTGAGATGAGCAGTAACTGTATGACAGCCATTGTAATTTTTCCCTGTGGAGCCTGGAACTTCATTCCTGAGCTGCTCACAGGATTTCTCAGCCCCAACAAACCTGACTTATGCAGGTCAGCTTCATCTGCAATGTCATCCTCCCAGTATCCTCCTGCCTTTAGGTGGTTTATACTGGACAAAAGAAGGGCTTTCTGGTGTTTCTTTTGCTATTCCTGTGCTTCTTGCTGGCTATCTTCTGTATTTCAAATCTCTTGCCAGGGAGCAGAGAAGACCAGCTGCTCCCTGTGGGAGAGGGAGCTGGGAGATGAACAACACCACGGCTGCCCTGTGGTCCTGGAGCAAGGCAGACCTAGAGAGGGCAGCGGGGGTCAGCTGAGAGCCTGGATCATCCGGCAAGTCTGTACTGTTAAGGCAGGTCTAAGGTCAAACCAGGAGCACTCATCAGGGTCAGGATCAGGCCCAGTGACAGTAACCAGGGCCAGATGCAGTCTATGGATTGCCAGGCAAGTCCATAGTGGCTGGGTAGGTCTGAGGTCAGGTTGGGAAGGCAGTCTGCAGGTAGGACAATAAGGTCAATGGCCAGGCACAGGCATAGCTGTCACACAGCTGCAGACTGCGCTCCTATGACGCAGCCCACTGCTGAGCTGAAATGAGGGTCCCAGGCCCATGGGCAGAAGGTGTGGGTAGAAGCTTCAGAAATGTTACTCAGGGCCAGCAAAGCCTGTTAGTGCCCTCAGGACCCTGGCATCTCTGCAGTAGTATTTTAAATCATCTGAGCTACCAGGAGGGCCACcagaatgttttaaattattacagGAGAGTGACAAGGGCATTTTGCTCATCTCGAGCTAACTGCCTTGCAGCAACAGTTGTCACTTCACATCCTGCTCATGCAGCAGCCTCACCTTATTACTCCCAATGTAAGTTAGGCTCAGTAGCAAGTAGAGCTGAAAAGCTGCTGGGTCCATATGATAAAAGACTGAAGAGTTTGAACGCCCTTTCTGAATACCTGGAGCCACGATTGCCAAATGCTTCCAAACAAGTGTTTGGACATGTCTGGCTATACCATGGGCCAGTATGAGGTTTCATGGTATTTGTGTCACCCTATTTACTTTTTGCAAATACTGGTTCAGCACTGGTTTCATTGGAAAATGGTCATTTTCACAGTAAGGCAAATTAATTGGCTTGCAAACAAGCCTATTTGAGGGTTTGTTGTCTATTGGTTATTGTTTCCATCCTTACACTGTTTCTGGCTTCTGCTCAGCAGAAGACACAGGTTCCTGCAGTACAGCTGGCCAAGACCTGAGAGTTGCCTCTGCCTGCATAGGTTCAGGCATGTCACTTACCTCACATCTGTCTCTTAAAGGACAATCATGAAGAGCGGAACACTTGTAAAATAGAAAGGGCCATCCTTTTATTTTACTAGGGTCTGTAGTTTACTTGAAAGAGATCAGAAAAGTGCACTTTTTGGCATAGTTATTACTACTATTGAACTCCAGGCTTATCTTCAGTAACAATTCCGAGGTAATAACTTGCACTATGGTTTCCCTTTGCTAGATCTCAAAACACACTCCCTAGTGTTTTCCATGAAAGCTGCTCGTTATTACATCTCATGCAGTTGCAGACTAGAAATAACATGGAATGAGGGAGACCATGACAGGCATGGTGCCAAATCAGTCAGTGAGCTTTTGTCTTCCATAGGCCACGGTTAGCACATCAGACTCCTCCTAAGACAATTTCCTTTTAGTCTGTGTTCCAAAGTAACCTTCAGACAGGCATGGAACAGGTCCTGGCTGCAGTCAATTGTTCCCATCACACcatggcttttcctttcctccaaaGCCCCTGGTTTTACCTGTTACTTCCTTAACCCTTGTCTCCTTACTCCTGGCTCGTGGATCTGCCCTTGTCTCCTCTCTATCTTTCTCCTAGGTCTTAGCGCCCAGCCAATTCATCATCACAGTCCCTCTGCGTGGCCTGAGTGGGTACAGGGAATGCCAGGTGCGGCACTGGCGTTATTACACTGTGCACGGAGCCAAGCTCCTCTCCTCTGTGCGGGACCCTGAAGAGCTACATCAATGGCTAGAAGTGAAGCAGTTCTCAAAAAGCCTTCAGCAGTGGCATGAGAAGGATGTGAACATCGAAGGTGATCTGGTTCCAGCCAAAGTACTTATCATCTTCCGTGAGCTGGTGGAGAAGTCGATCATCTCCTGTAATCTCTCTAGTGAGTTCAGCGTGGACAGGTGTAAGGGGAAGTGGCTGTTTTCTGCAGCTGGTAGAGGGGAAACCATTACACACACAAGGTGTTTGATTGACAGgatcagaaatgaaaaagcaacaaGCCCTTCCAAAATCACGGCGGGCTTTAGCCTGTTTTAGCAATGCATATAGGCCTGCATTGAGGATAGACTTATTTCTTGGCCTCTTCATACCCAAGATGTTGTTCCTTTCTTAGGAATTTGGGTAGAGTCTCCAGCAACATCAGCCTCACATTCAGCCAAGATGCAACACAGATTTTCAGAACGTTTAAGAATTCGTTTgggaaaaatctttttttttctactacaGCAGCCAAGGTATATTAGTATCTAGGCTAACATGGAAGATATTATAGGAAAACTGGATACAGGGAAGGTGCATGAGTCAGAGGAGAAAGTGCTTGAAGGTGTTTATAGGGCAGATAATGCTCTGGGGAAACCTTAGCTGCCAGAGCTTTCCGGCATAGGGTGCTGGAAACCAAGTAGAAGGATTTCTACTGAAGCAAAGTCTGTTGGACACGTCCCCAGTGCCCAGGCTACTCCAGTTCCATTCAGCAGAAGTGGACTCACGAGGTTTGCTTGTAGTAGTGGTGATGATCCCTCTGTGAGCAATCCGCAGTGCCCGTTTGTTTCCTGTGGCTATGTATACTGGAAGTGCTCATCACTGACAGAATGCAATCAGTGGTACATGCAACATGTCTTCATAGCTGCAACATCCATAGCAAGATACTGCTGAACAGTGATCCTCATGCTTAATTCTTTGTATCCTATAAGCTAATTATTGATATCCTTCAGCTATTAAATACTTGGCTTGGTCCAAGCTAAGTAGTCTGTGTCCCTTTTTTCACATGAAGATATTATGACATGCTCAGATCCAGACTGTGGTGCCTCTTACAGGATGTTTCCAGGATGACTTCACTCATCAGCAGCCTGATATGGGTCTTCTGTATTCCAGCAAAATAGGAGCTGTTTCTACTCATCTGATTGCACTCTGAATTTTAGTCACAGGAGAAAACATGTTAAAGTCATGCTCAGCTACATTTTTGGATTCTTTCAGGAAATATGGAAAGGTTGATGGGCATGAAGTTTCACCATTGAGGCTCACAGAAAAGACCAGATGGAATGGGCTTGCATCTGAGGCTTTACTCATGTGAAAATCATTGTGTTGAAGTGAAAATCTGCTATTGTGTCTAACATCAGTGCATCAAGTTTTTAAGCCAGGGAGTGATGTCTGGGCTGATGTTTCTGATGCCTTTTTTTGTAATGCCACATGGGAGGAGATGGACATAGATGAGATGAGCTAAAGTGAAGTCTGGAGAAGTAATcaccatttttgtttgtttctgtgaagaatgaACATCCTTCATCCCATAGTACGACTAAAGCTATGGACAAATTACCCTGATTTCATTGCTTCCCTGGTTTATAATTATTTGAGAACCAGCAAAACCAGTTTTTGAGGTGTCTCACTTTCCTTGGGTAGAAAAATAGGTAGTATGATTACAATGCTTTTGGAAATACTATGAATGTATTTACAGGGTGACACACTGGTCGCTCTAATGATTTTCAGCTGCTAAAGATTCCCTCTGAGGGCTTGGGAGCAGTACAGTTCCTGTTTTGGTGCCAGGCTTGGCTCAGCAGGGAAGTAACATGCAGATTTTGCTGAGGGTTATAAAGTTCTGGTTGGGATGGACTCCACTATTTGTGAGGTAATTGACCTCTCTGCTTCCTGGAAAAGATGCTAAATTACCATTGGGAGCAGGCAGATATTTCCTCTGTGAAGGTAGAAGATGTTCCTCACTGTCCTTTCAAGTCTGTTGTGTGGGCTCCTTGTGAAATTTCTCCTTAGCCCATGACGGTCAAAATAGGGTGGGTTAACACGTAACTATTTAACCTGCTTATGGTAATCTGCTTTGTCTTTTACTTCAGTAGGTTAGAGCATGACCACATAATTGGCTCAAATGGCAAAGCTGAAGGGACAGTGATCCTGCCAGAGTGACAGGGAAAGCTGGGGACAGAAACTCATCCATGAACACAACCAACAGGAAACATCTCACTAAGTCCATTCATAGCACTTTTCATTCCTTTCTACTCTCTTAGAGCACATTTTTCCTGGAGACAAGCCATTCTTCTTTCACTGAGGAAACTTCCTTTCTCCAAACCACCACAGAACTAACTCTTTTGGACATTCACAGTCCCAGTGAGGCAAAGCAGTTAGCCTTCTTGATATGACTGATCTGCACAAGAGGCCATAAATTCTGGCATTATCTTCTGTGCAAATGTATCTCCAGAAACAAAACTTACGGATAGCCCACAAAACATTGTGAGTGACCAGCAAGGGTAAGTCATTTGGTCTGATCACAGGTTCTCTGAAGGAATAAGGAGATCTTTAGACATAAAGTGTTCATCTGATCCCCTCCAACCTGCAGTGATCTCCTTGTTGTACTGTACCATTAGAAATGTTAAGTTGCACCAGCTGTCTCTCTGTACTTCTAAGAAGAGGAcccacagaggaaaacaaaaggaaggcaAATGAGTGTAAAACTGAGAACTTAGTTGTTCCTTAATCTTTCTCCTGTTCTCATTCCCCAGGGTAGATTAAGATTATAACTTTTATCTTGCATTCTTCTTGTGGCACTGAAGAGAAAGTGTTAAGATAGAACAGTAGAGCTGCAAAGCCCTAGACAGCCTTTTGTTGGTTTGTGGAAAATGACCTTTTCCTCTTTATTGTCTTCTCTCACTATTCCTTCACAGGTAAAGTAACGGTGCTGGAGAGCTTCAGCTCAGTTGTCCGGGTGGCTGTGGAGACGTCAGAATCCCAGGTTGAGGTGGAGCTGGTCCCTGCTGTGGAGATTCCAACTTGCTGGCCTGCGAAAGCCCGGTGGCCTCGTTGCCTTAAACGTTGGCCTTCCCAGGAAAAAGTGCAGTGCGTCAAGGTGAACAGTGTAAAAAGCACTATTAACTCTGTGCTGATACCTCACAGGTGTCTGACAGTGGCTTCCCAATTGAAGGACTGCATGGCAGGCAACAGCATGGTTGGAAGTTGTATTCTCTAGAGAAGTGATATTTCAAAGTATTCTGTCGGATTTTATTGGGattccttttccccctttacAGTGGTGaattctgaggaagaaaaactgaGTTAACTGTTTTTTTTATGAGTCTCTCACATATCTGCCTGTGTAGCTCAGTGCTGATGTGCATCattctttctgttctgctcCATGTGAGCCTTCTGCAAATGGGCTGCTATCTTGCAGTTTTCCCTCTGGCCTAATCCCATCTCTCCATACCAAGCTCATGGCTGGATTCTGGCACTCCATCTCAGCCCCAGCTGCATGTTCCTGCAGGTCCAGTTATGCCTTCCAGTCCTGCTCCCCTCTTATGCACCCTGCTGCTCCATGGCAAAGTGCCTACAGAGCTGAGTCTCTGCTTTAGTAGCACTGCTGGTGCTGCACCTGGTGACTCTGGAGATGGATGTCCTGGGAGTAATTAATGTCAGCAcatgaggaaacaaaacaaattgcaCAGTCATTTGACTAGAAATCAAGATGGGAGCATTACCCATGCTCGCTGCTTCTGCTAATCCTGTTTAGAATACACTGAGAGATGTCACATGTCCTTTTTGTAACATCTCTCCTCATTGCTCAGAGAAGTTTGCCTCTGATCTTGTGTCACACTTTCATCCACAGTCGCTTGGTTTCGACCTCTTGGCCCGCTCCAATTACCACTGGCAGCTGAGTT includes:
- the MAB21L3 gene encoding protein mab-21-like 3; this translates as MKPFTDEDVEIYIQSKVEQRHDLVSKAVEEVQKIIQQLTAEISYKATRFQAISNSGIHNENIKVLAPSQFIITVPLRGLSGYRECQVRHWRYYTVHGAKLLSSVRDPEELHQWLEVKQFSKSLQQWHEKDVNIEGDLVPAKVLIIFRELVEKSIISCNLSSKVTVLESFSSVVRVAVETSESQVEVELVPAVEIPTCWPAKARWPRCLKRWPSQEKVQCVKSLGFDLLARSNYHWQLSFSRAEHLLMEGLDEDGGCRMRCFRVMRQMKEDVWCAGNKPVITAYHLQTVLFWTCEKYPRTKDWRCFPKAFLRLVQKLHKCVSQRFLKHYFVKNTNLLKYANTSDLDLVASKLSVFLENPVFCLE